The DNA region AACTAGATCGTAACTATGGGAAGAATTTAAGAGTTTTTTTTGCTGACTGAGTAATAATTTTGTCCGTACTTACAAGATTAACGTATTAAATTGCTTATCAATATTATTCGATTTTATTTTGTGATGAATATTTTGTACCAAAACTCTTTGGTAATGCTCCAAAAAATAGGGGTTGATGCGTGCAGTTCGATATAATGAGATCATTCCTTTTGAAACTAGACAGTGAAAttagtttgttaattttttttattattttacatatgaagttaaatataatatttcaaatcaCATAAAACGAGTCGAGGAAATGTCTAaagtataattttaaatatattcttaGAAGTGAAATAATAGTAAGTCCATGTAATTATGCATGGtttaatcatgattttttttcacttgtaattgtttttgaaaaccCAAACCAAATAGGAGTCTTTGACCTACTGATATATCTTGTCCTCTCGGGTTCTGTGGATATACCCTACTTGTGTCCTTCCAAGCAGGTGATGCAGCTGATGCGTATAACAGGATCTACCAATGCACTGATCGAACGGAATTACTCATGAAAAGTtgtctctttttaaaatattattttcgaTTGTTTAGATTGGTATCTTCATTatcgtcatcatcatcttctCGTTTTAAAAGTAtgcaacattttttgcagcagATTCCAAGTGCACCGATGATAATTAGAGTCACTATGCCAACAATGGCGTATTCCGCGTAGATCAACCATTCTTGAGTCCGGAGGTCTTTGAACGTATATGGGCCctttccttgaaaaaaaaaaccccgatatGCTGTTCAGTTTTTACAATACACTAAGCAGAAAGATTCATCGTACAAACCttttacaaaaaagttacatataAAAAGGGAAAAGGCACCCAGTGAGAAATGAGAAATTGCTATACATTCataattgttatacatgtaacgtGTACTAGTCACTGATATTGATACGAAATCTGATAACTATTGCTGTCAGAATCCACCACAACTTTGCTTGTTGATTTAGAATGGAAGTTTTATGAATTCTTTTGGTATAGCgcagaaaaataatattagTTTACTCAATAAACTTTCTTTGCCTAGAAAGATGGTACTGTAGAaactctctttctctccctctGTTTTATAGCAATTATCTTATTTGTCAAACAAAAATCTTATTCATCCAAACAATAACGATTTCAAATCCTAATTTGTATGAACAAATAGCAATTTCGTATTAACAAATAGGTCAATTCGTTCGAACATATATCTAATTTTTCCGGTCTAATAGCTAATTCTTTCAAACAAATTGTACATTCGCCCGAAATAATATTTAGTTCGTCCAATCAAATACCTAATCTGTCaggaaataatatatatatatatatatatatatatatatatatatatatatatatatatatatatatatatatatatatatatatatatatatatacataacgAATTCAGATTTGTTTGAGAATGTTATAGAATAAGAAAATTGCCTTTGCCTTTGCTTGCATAACAAGTAATTTGGTGATACAGAAGTTATTCTTTGCATTATAATTAATctctatatttgtatattttgttcTTTGCTTTTCGcttgttattgtttataaaagtttttttaatcTGTGTTTTACCTATAATATGTGTTGGTATTTTTCTTGTCGTCGTTTTCATTGTTGTGTTTGGTTTGGTAATCGTGTCAAATGTCATTTTCTTATTGTTTACGATGCTTGTAATGATAGTGGATGTAGATCCAGCCTTGGTTTGAGGTAGTCTGGTGGTAGTAGTCGTTTTTTGTTGTACATGGATGTCGGAAATCTTAGTGGTAGCCATTGTTGATACATCCGAGGTTCTTGGAATGTTGACAGTGTTTGAGAATTGGGTTGTTGAACTTCGTTTGGTTCTCATAAATCCTGCAGTTATTGCTGTTTCTGTTGTTGAGTCGGTGGTGTCCAGGATGTAATGAGTACTTTCTGTAATTCACTTTAGATTAAAAGTTATCCTTCATGTAGTGTAAAGTACAGAAAtttatttgttaacattttagATATGCAGTTTCAATTCAGTGTCAATAGAAGTAcggaaagatttttaaatattatatgcaACAATACTTTATGACAATCTTGACCCTATCCTGCAGACAATATCCCTATTCCGGGGGTCATGAAATATAAACTTGGTAATGGACTTTATGGTGTTTATAAATATGCAATTAGTttctattcttttaaaaaatttaaatgatataacatgtacCTTATATTTGGTAATTTTCGTGATGATCTTATTTTAGCTTTCCGCAATATTTTTTACATCGCAAAATATTTAATGGGCAGACATTTTATCCAGTATTGTTTGCTatgagaaaattttaaattgcaaaacatGACTGACGCAAATAAAAATAGTTACATTTTCGTCTTTTTCGCTTTGTAACGggcgaaccccccccccccccggatatACGTTATTCGTTAACACTTTATAGCCATAGCCATTCGTTAACACGATATAACAATTTCATCCCAAGGgatataaaatttgtaaacCTGTAGACTTCCTTATCTACGTAACTCTAAATTCTGTTTTTCTATTAAATGTGCCAATGTAGATTTCTCAAAATTGaccaaattttgacaattttggcCTTGCTTCTAGGTCCTTTGTGTATTAAGATTcctaaaaattacaatttatgTTTTCTAACTTCAAGGACACATCATACCATGTTTAAAAAGAACTGGTCatgttgttttcaattaattaaacattttgaattctTAACGCACGGCACATGGCGCACGACGACGGccgtatgtatacatgtacatgtaactcttCGGTGACTCAGATGACCCAATGAAAATTAAGCAGTTGATAATCAACATGAAGTAGAGAGCAATTGTAGTTATGATTGATATTTATCTCATATAAGCCattaacatgtaatattttaaagacaAATCGTTGttaatgtataaatattaaCTTACTGGTTTTTTCAATACAGTCTTCATCTATGATCCCATCTCCATCATTATCTATTGAACAATTCAAACATGGCAATACTTTAAATggtatgtgggtttttttaaatatattttactgtGCTACAAAACAATGATGGAATGTAAAGAGGCATAGGAATTACTTTGATTAAAAGTCATTGTTTATATGTTCTCATAGATATGATATAACTGTTTAAGTTATATGTCCaattcataatatataatatcaatatttatttagatacagacacaaatgaaataaattttagcACAAACAACAGCTAACCATCAATCGATTGACATTATTTGCTTACCTGTGAAGTCTCCACAAATTTCTTCATCTACTTTTCCATCACAATCATTGTCAAGTCCATCTCCAACCTCCATTGATGTCAAAATACAATCCTAAACAACCAATGAAAAACGACAAATAGTAAACAGGtgtattattttatgaataGTTGTAAtctttgattttcacaacaatgTCATATAAATGCATTGAATGTCTGTCTCTTAACTGATTCATGAGCGATTTTGACTTTACTTTCTATGCATACTgtacagaaaaatataaaaaaaatcaagaaggACCTATTAAAAAATGTGCATTTAAGCTCAATTATATTAGAGAAATACGCGCAAACATGTGTTTTAATTACCTAgatgtataaatgtattatccatttaaaaaaatatttggcacCTACTTGACACGTATGTCATACCTTATACATTGGTGTCAATCTTTGACCAATAGGATAAGCATATGATTCATGCATCATCCCTCCATACAAGATTCCACCAAACGGTACAATTCCCGAGGAATGTTCTAAAGTATGACTTCCTGGTGAGAGTTTTATGTATCCTGTCGTGACATTGGCactataaacaatatttaaaaaatcctgcTGCTGAAGGGGTTTATTATCAAGCAATAAATGATTGTATGACGAACCTTccattataaacataaatatgttTGTAAAGTTGGTGTTTGTAGATGACATTGGTGTCAAAAAAGAGTAAAACACATTGCTTTGCTCTATTGGTGGGACAAGAGTCATAGCCGGATCCCCTTCATGACCATTAGAACCACTGGGTACATACTGAATTGTTAAGATAGGTTTGTTAGAAGATACTAGAAAAGCGGTTTGAACAAGGGTGTCGTAAAACTCTCCAGATTCCAAATTATGCGTCATACTATTTACAGAAACTGTTGTGCCATTTGCACTAGCCAATATTCTTAACAGATTTGGATTTGTATCAGGAATTGGACTCACTGCAAAATGTTTGCCCCAAACATTCAGTGGAGGTATTTGCTCCTCAATGTGATCTCTTGTTTTTCCTACTCCAATGCTTGTGACAGTAGCTCCTCCAAAAACAGATATTTTATGTGAAGACTGAACAAAGGTCCCTGTCAAGTCACCTCGACAATGGAGTTGTATTACTTCATACCTGTTTATTGTAGTGTTTAGCCAGTCGCCATTTCGATAATGTTTCGTTTCAAGGTATACACTATTACCATTGGTTATTTTTATCTGAATATTAATCATTGTTCTGTCGTTTGTTCCTACGAGGAGTATTGCAGATTTATAGAAATTTTGAGAGTTAGAATAGAAGGATGGCACATAATATTGCATCCCCAAAACATCAACGGGCAAACCAAGGAATCCATCAGTTGATTGGTGTGCCTCATTTATTCCAAACACGGCAATTTCATCTGAGGAAGCGATAAAGACGGCGTTATTTGATCTGACTGCCCCTAAATTTCTGAGAGTTTTTGGTAGTGTTACCTCCATAACAGCCCCTCTCTTCACTGTAATGTTTTCGCCGCGGTATAAAGTTTTTGCCAGTGGAGCTGTAATTGAGACCTTCACGGAAACTGGAGAAGAGgttgtaataaataattttattggtAGTTTTGAAGGATTTCCAGTTTGTGCTACCGAGGCTTCCATGAATCCTAAAACGAAGGATTTTCCCATATTGTCTGGAATATCTCTACCTAAAACTAAAAGCAAAATAAGAACATGccaaaaatataacaatgaaaACCGCAAACTTAAGACTGaataaagattttctatatatgtaaagaaacatatttttctcatttttaaatgaagtaGATGACTTCAGTCAAGAGGAAGTTTTTGCAATTTTATCCACACCAGTAGTTGAATCaccttttaaaatgtaaattatttctCTCTCAGCCAACTGCCCAACTGCCCTTATActattttgatgaattatttcaAGATGGtttgatttacaaaaaataaaagtaaataaaaaaaaagtaaatccacgtattcattaaatttttaaaagtgtcctctattcattaaaaaaaagacgGGATGTTTTCACATACCAGAACATATAGCTATCCATAGAAAGGATGCAAACAAAAGTCGTCCAGAATTAGAAATCATTGTATTCTGAAACAAAAAcggaatatattttttttcaagtgaaaATTGAGTTTGAATAAGTTTTACCATAATAATATGAATATCTTTTCTGCTTGGCAAGCCACTGAAACTTTGTCATATGTCAATCAATATATATACAGACATTCAGTCAtcattacattataaaaataaaatacatgtattaacatcaattaagaaaattatttaacataaaaatcaaagtagtAAGAAACAAATGAAATCAATCTACATGATTTGTGGGCTGTATtttctttacagttttttttaatatgcacTTATTTAAAACAGAATGGAATTTTATCGTTTATACTAAAGCAGGTGAATTATTAGTGCAAACTTATGATATAGGTTTTAATCAGCCTGGCATGACATGTCTCAATATAGATTGAATAGTTTACTAACATGTTGATTTAGACGTCGCCAGGGTCGATCTGAAACATTCTTGAAGATACTGTATAGAATCGATATCATTCAGTGGGAAATTAAACCCCACACAAGTTGAAAATGCTTTAAATCATAGAGATACTTAAATGAAGAGGTGTATCACTCATTGGAACGAAAGAATTGCTGGCCAGATGGACGACGCAGTTAATAAATAATCTGAATTGTCAATACGTTATGACAGAAAATCAATTGTACATAAAAGGTAACTTCAGacatttgtcaataaatgtCAAACGACTTTAAGATAAACCGTTTgtatatgaaaattgttcattatcAATTTGATATGGTAACCATTGAATTTCCAATGCTTTTAAGAAATACAGATAACTGATCGTATATTGAGATGAATAAAATCATAACTTCTGTACTTTATTTATCTATTTGCATGCATCTTCTC from Crassostrea angulata isolate pt1a10 chromosome 7, ASM2561291v2, whole genome shotgun sequence includes:
- the LOC128192115 gene encoding uncharacterized protein LOC128192115, with amino-acid sequence MGKSFVLGFMEASVAQTGNPSKLPIKLFITTSSPVSVKVSITAPLAKTLYRGENITVKRGAVMEVTLPKTLRNLGAVRSNNAVFIASSDEIAVFGINEAHQSTDGFLGLPVDVLGMQYYVPSFYSNSQNFYKSAILLVGTNDRTMINIQIKITNGNSVYLETKHYRNGDWLNTTINRYEVIQLHCRGDLTGTFVQSSHKISVFGGATVTSIGVGKTRDHIEEQIPPLNVWGKHFAVSPIPDTNPNLLRILASANGTTVSVNSMTHNLESGEFYDTLVQTAFLVSSNKPILTIQYVPSGSNGHEGDPAMTLVPPIEQSNVFYSFLTPMSSTNTNFTNIFMFIMEGSSYNHLLLDNKPLQQQDFLNIVYSANVTTGYIKLSPGSHTLEHSSGIVPFGGILYGGMMHESYAYPIGQRLTPMYKDCILTSMEVGDGLDNDCDGKVDEEICGDFTDNDGDGIIDEDCIEKTKSTHYILDTTDSTTETAITAGFMRTKRSSTTQFSNTVNIPRTSDVSTMATTKISDIHVQQKTTTTTRLPQTKAGSTSTIITSIVNNKKMTFDTITKPNTTMKTTTRKIPTHIIGKGPYTFKDLRTQEWLIYAEYAIVGIVTLIIIGALGICCKKCCILLKREDDDDDNEDTNLNNRK